In Hypomesus transpacificus isolate Combined female chromosome 25, fHypTra1, whole genome shotgun sequence, one DNA window encodes the following:
- the hdlbpb gene encoding vigilin gives MSSVAVLTPESFAEHRSGLKDQEMTGGVPEDEAYIPTYLEAFPPLPEKGAPGDKAGEPAGAWNSKIRPIKASVITQVFHVPLEERRYKDNSQFGEGEEAKVCLDIMQRTGAHIELSLSKDQGLSIMVTGKLDSVMKARKEIVARLQTQASASVAIPKEHHRFVIGKNGEKLQELELRTATKIAIPRPDDVSTNIRITGTKEGIEKARHEILLISAEQDKRAVERLSLEKAFHPFIAGAHNRLVQELSQETGARISIPPPSLHKDE, from the exons ATGAGCTCAGTGGCTGTGTTGACTCCGGAGAGCTTCGCTGAGCACCGCAGCGGGCTCAAGGACCAGGAGATGACCG gtGGTGTACCAGAGGATGAAGCCTACATCCCAACCTACCTGGAGGCCTTCCCTCCCCTGCCAGAGAAAGGGGCCCCTGGGGACAAGGCTGGGGAGCCGGCAGGAGCCTGGAACAGCAAGATCAGGCCCATCAAAGCCTCAGTCATCACCCag GTGTTCCACGTGCCCCTGGAGGAGCGGCGCTACAAGGATAACAGCCAGTTTGGGGAGGGCGAGGAGGCCAAGGTGTGTCTGGACATCATGCAGAGGACCGGGGCTCACATCGAGCTGTCTCTGTCCAAGGACCAGGGGCTCTCCATCATGGTGACCGGAAAACTGGACTCGGTCATGAAGGCCCGCAAGGAAATTGTGGCACGGCTACAGACACAG GCTTCTGCGTCGGTGGCCATCCCCAAGGAGCATCACCGCTTCGTCATCGGCAAGAACGGCGAGaagctgcaggagctggagctgAGGACCGCCACCAAGATCGCCATCCCGCGGCCGGACGACGTCAGCACCAACATCCGCATCACGGGCACCAAGGAGGGCATTGAGAAGGCCCGCCACGAGATCCTGCTCATCTCAGCTGAGCAG gacaAACGAGCGGTGGAGCGTCTCTCCCTGGAGAAGGCCTTCCACCCTTTCATCGCTGGCGCCCACAACCGCCTGGTGCAGGAGCTGAGCCAGGAGACCGGTGCCCGGATCAGcatccctccacccagcctgcaCAAGGACGAG